A region from the Vicia villosa cultivar HV-30 ecotype Madison, WI linkage group LG3, Vvil1.0, whole genome shotgun sequence genome encodes:
- the LOC131661573 gene encoding phloretin 4'-O-glucosyltransferase-like — translation MAATHPNHRFLIISYPIQGHINPALQLAKRLATLGANVTFATTIYLHSHLVNKPTTPGLSFATFSDGYDDGLTTSDDKVIVSYVSELTRRGSEFLRNIILSAKEENHPFTCLTYSILLPWAAKVARELHLPSVLLWIQAATVFDIYYHYFHEHGDYIKNISAEAIELPGLPFSLKKCDIPSFLLASSPYTFALPSLKEHIQILEEETNPRILVNTVEEFEYEALREVDVGKIEMIPIGPLIPSAFLDGKDPLDTSFGGDVISVDSEDNYLKWLDSKDELSVVYVSFGTLAVLSKRQMEEIARGLLDSGFSFLWVIRDTKSHDDSDELSCREELERNVNGKIVKWCCQVEVLSHSSIGCFVTHCGWNSTLESLCSGVPMVAFPQWTDQTTNAKLIEDVWGSGVRMVCDKEGVVKAEEIRRYLDVVMGKGEKGEELRRNAKKLKSLAREAVKEGGSSDKNLRRFLDDVGCE, via the coding sequence ATGGCAGCAACACACCCAAACCACCGTTTCCTCATCATCTCATACCCTATACAAGGTCACATAAACCCCGCCCTCCAACTCGCCAAACGACTCGCTACTTTAGGCGCAAACGTCACTTTCGCCACCACTATCTACTTACACAGTCACCTTGTCAACAAACCAACCACCCCCGGCCTCTCCTTCGCCACCTTCTCCGACGGCTACGACGACGGACTCACAACAAGCGACGACAAGGTCATAGTCTCCTACGTATCCGAGCTTACGCGCCGCGGCTCAGAGTTTCTCAGAAACATAATACTCTCCGCCAAAGAAGAAAATCATCCTTTCACTTGCTTAACCTACAGCATCCTCCTTCCTTGGGCCGCCAAGGTGGCGCGTGAGCTTCATCTCCCATCGGTGCTACTGTGGATTCAAGCAGCAACAGTTTTTGATATCTACTATCACTACTTTCATGAACATGGTGACTACATCAAAAACATATCAGCGGAAGCCATAGAATTACCAGGATTGCCATTCTCTCTTAAGAAATGtgacattccttcatttttattGGCTTCGAGTCCTTACACTTTTGCTCTTCCATCTCTCAAAGAACACATTCAGATTCTCGAAGAAGAAACCAACCCGAGAATACTTGTGAACACAGTTGAGGAATTTGAATATGAAGCACTGAGAGAAGTTGATGTTGGTAAAATTGAAATGATACCGATCGGACCGTTGATTCCGTCGGCTTTCTTGGACGGTAAGGATCCTTTGGATACTTCGTTTGGTGGTGATGTTATTAGTGTCGATTCGGAGGATAACTACCTTAAATGGTTGGATTCAAAAGATGAACTGTCTGTTGTTTATGTTTCATTTGGTACACTTGCTGTTTTGTCTAAGAGACAAATGGAGGAAATTGCACGTGGGCTGTTGGATTCTGGATTTTCATTTTTATGGGTAATTAGAGATACAAAATCACATGATGATAGTGATGAGTTGAGTTGTAGAGAGGAACTAGAGAGGAATGTTAATGGAAAGATAGTGAAATGGTGTTGTCAAGTGGAGGTTCTGTCGCATAGTTCAATAGGTTGTTTTGTGACACATTGTGGATGGAATTCAACATTGGAAAGTTTATGTTCAGGGGTTCCTATGGTGGCGTTTCCACAATGGACAGATCAAACTACTAATGCAAAGTTGATTGAAGATGTGTGGGGGAGTGGGGTGAGGATGGTTTGTGATAAGGAAGGGGTAGTGAAAGCTGAGGAAATTAGGAGGTATTTGGATGTGGTTATGGGGAAGGGAGAAAAAGGAGAGGAACTTAGAAGGAATGCTAAGAAATTGAAGAGTTTGGCTAGGGAAGCTGTGAAGGAAGGAGGGTCTTCGGATAAGAATTTGAGGAGGTTTTTAGATGATGTTGGATGTGAGTGA
- the LOC131658145 gene encoding uncharacterized protein LOC131658145: MNKALLLKWKWRILTKKDVIWRSFLDLRYSNPRLKVLANNGDFISKEDSIWWRDVMTNNINIGGMEEGFSSFVKCRVGNGKNILFWDSIWLGNQTIRASFPDLYDLSTKKLSSVEDIFHKQGDIHSWRAESVIGGNSGSVQGQQRNVFVAASDSVQDQWRILHSMLQPISLAEEDLDSFVWTLNPSGHFSVSSVRSVMEEAKDLAWQSNMVSWMKTIWALKIPIRIQVFSWRFLAGRLPLKDQLLRRNVPNIASANCPFCDVQAENLNHLFFDCSVSKSIWERIFVWLGAVQFLSLADFISFGAIQEKVKTKSIKAKSNIVWISII, translated from the coding sequence ATGAACAAGGCTCTTCTCTTAAAGTGGAAGTGGCGAATCCTTACGAAAAAAGATGTTATTTGGAGGAGTTTCTTAGATTTGAGATATTCCAATCCAAGACTTAAGGTGCTAGCAAACAATGGTGATTTCATTAGTAAGGAAGATTCTATTTGGTGGAGAGATGTCATGACAAATAACATCAACATAGGAGGTATGGAGGAAGGATTCTCTAGTTTTGTCAAATGTAGAGTAGGAAATGGTAAAAATATTCTCTTCTGGGATAGTATTTGGTTGGGAAATCAAACAATTCGAGCCTCTTTTCCCGATTTGTATGATCTTTCAACCAAAAAACTATCGTCGGTTGAAGATATTTTTCACAAGCAAGGTGACATTCATAGTTGGCGCGCTGAAAGTGTGATAGGAGGGAATTCTGGCTCGGTTCAGGGACAGCAGCGGAACGTTTTTGTTGCTGCCAGCGACTCTGTTCAAGATCAATGGAGAATTCTTCATTCCATGCTGCAGCCTATCTCTCTGGCCGAAGAGGATCTGGATTCTTTTGTATGGACTCTAAATCCATCAGGCCATTTTAGCGTCTCTTCTGTTCGATCGGTAATGGAGGAAGCCAAAGATTTAGCTTGGCAATCTAACATGGTCAGCTGGATGAAAACTATTTGGGCTCTAAAAATTCCGATAAGAATTCAGGTTTTTTCATGGAGATTCTTGGCTGGTAGATTACCTTTAAAAGATCAGTTGCTTCGTAGGAATGTTCCTAATATTGCTTCTGCGAACTGCCCCTTTTGCGACGTTCAAGCGGAAAATTTGAATCATTTGTTCTTCGACTGCTCGGTGTCTAAATCCATTTGGGAAAGGATTTTTGTCTGGTTGGGGGCTGTTCAGTTTCTATCCCTTGCTGATTTCATATCCTTCGGTGCAATTCAGGAGAAAGTGAAGACAAAAAGCATTAAGGCGAAGAGCAACATTGTGTGGATATCAATTATTTGA